Below is a window of Chanodichthys erythropterus isolate Z2021 chromosome 19, ASM2448905v1, whole genome shotgun sequence DNA.
CGTAAAGTCCCTGTCCCTGTAATAAgctttttagtgttttttttttttttttaacaagctTTATAAAGTCCCTGTAATatgttttttagtattttttttaacaagctttattttttttaatatatttttgagaaacgtcacaataaataataattaatatattttaattacaacCCGGGAAATCAGTCCCATTTATAATTAGTGATATTTCAAACATAATTCAATAACAAAACAGCAGCACATAAAAGTGTTACAAACTGAAAGACTTCATTTAGAAAAGTGGCAATCACTTCACAAAGTGAAATCTCATGATTTCTAAATGAAATCTAAACAGGAAATAAAATTGAGAAATGGCAGAATGTGAGATTAGTGTGATGCTGGTTGACATAACCTCTTTTATTCAGTCACCAGAAAAAAGAATACACAACCATTCTGGTAAAATAATCAGatttaataaacagaattaGACAAACGTGatcaacaaaaaacaataagaaAACACTATACAAAAAGCAAGTGATTATGGCCATGACAAAGATACACAGCATTGTATAAGCAAATTCCTTTACAGATTTTATACATAAAAACCTTAATTCAGGCAATCAGTAAATATAAATTTCCTACCAACAGTCAGATTACAGTGCTTGTTTTCATTAAGATTACATTAAGACTTAGTCTCTCCATCAACACATTTCTATTTGTCTTAGTAAATCAGCTTTGGTTTATCTACAGACATTTAAGGCAGACTTGATTTGGCCTgtaaaaaaaccccaaaaaccTAATGTCTGTATAGTAACCAATACACAGAAAGGCACATGGACTGCTTTAACAGTTATTTTATAAAACCCTGAGCTAAAGCTGTCCACTTTAACCTACACAGGAGCAAAGACACAAGGCCACTTTCTGTTTTTATATCTAATATATCTAATTTTGAATTTTCAGGGCTTTTAGaaaaatatggtaaaagtaTGGTATTACTTTAGTGTGTAAAATATAAAGCttgggaggaaaaaaaactgtcagagtaaaaaaaaaaaaaaaaatgtatgtacagaGACTCTGTACAGGCTTGAACGGCAAAGACACTTTCCCtttacatataaatgacaaataaGTACTTCATACAAAAGTACCTTAATTGTACTACTTTACTGTCATGATCTGAGTGCAACAAAAAAGGCATTTTGAGTGTGGGAAGACAAAGGCAGTGAAACCtcccatcaaaaaaaaaaaaaaaaaaaaaaagacaatgggGCCTTTAAGAATATAACCAGACTCACTGGTACAGAAGAGCTCTTTGAATTAAATAGCCCTGAGTTCTAACATTTCTTTTTGAAAAAAGCTTTATCCAAAACTAGGTGTTAAGCCTAGGGGCTACAGGAGTGTTGACTGTTCCATTATACAAAACTATGTGCTCATAAACATACAGTAAATGATCACAATTACAGCATTTTGGTGAATAACTGAGGACCATTCCTTGGCATATTTGATATGGCTACAAGCAGCTGAAAAAGGTTGCTTTTATATCAAAATCTTTGCATATATATGACGTAATATtatgcaaaaaagaaaatgtttgcaTAGGTATCCTATCCATTTTTCTTCAACCACAATATGTATTGAACCACTTCTACTTTgtattaaataaagtaaaaacctaattaaaatggaatgttcTTAAAGGCCAATCGGTGCCTTTCATTGTAACATAAGCTGTTTGAGGTTGTCGTGCAAGATGGTGTCTTTGACATCACGGAAGACGAGACGAATGTTCTCTGTGTTGATGGCGGTGGTGAAGTGATGGTAAAGAGGCTTCTGCTGCTGTTCTCGGCGCTTGTTACGGAAACACTCGACCAGGAACTTCTGCACATCCTGCAGATCGTGGGGCTCCCCTGTGAACTCGGGGAAGTAGTCCTTGATGTTCACATTCTTGACTTTATCTTCCAGCAAGTCTGTCTTATTGAGGAAGAGAATGATGGAGACATTGGCAAAGACACGGTTGTTGACGATAGTCTCGAAGATATTGAGCGACTCCGTGAGCCTGTTGGTCTGACGGTCTTCCATGAGCACCTGATCATACTCGCTGGACGAAACTAGGAAGAGGATGGAGGTCACCGAGTCAAAGCACTCGAACCATCGCTTACGCTCCGACCGCTGCCCACCCACATCCACCATCGTGAAAGGTACATTCTTGATCTCAAAGTTGTACTCGTGAATACCCTTGGTGGGCTTTCGTGCCAGCAGTATATCCTTTTGGCTGGGCAAGTAGTCCTGAAgattaaatagaaataaaaatcacataggcataataataaacataaaaatgtagtaCCTGTATTAGGGGTGAGCAATATACCGGTAAACAATATATAGGTAGAGATTCAATACAGAAACAATAAAAAGGTATTAATTTACGGATCACGGTGGTGGCAGTGCTGCATTTTCAAGAAAGTTTATTTGCAATAGGGATGCAATGAAATTTCGGCCGCTGAAAATTATCGatcaaaaatgtcattttcgGTTTTTGGCCGAAAGAGAAAAACGCTGGTAAAATGACGCTACCCTCTCGTTCACTGGCCCACTCCAAGCTACGCACCGCTCACATGCTAATAATCAATATATAGATAATAGCTTTGTAGCActaaactttattttgataattggtccaaaaataaattggttaaatgattagttcacttcagaattaaaatttcctaataatttacttttatgtttatgtctttctttagttgaaaataaattaaggttttcaag
It encodes the following:
- the gna13a gene encoding guanine nucleotide-binding protein subunit alpha-13a — encoded protein: MADFLPSRTAIVCIPNCLLSSGEIDQIRKSKEIDKSLSREKTYVKKLVKILLLGAGESGKSTFLKQMRIIHGQDFDQRAKEEFRATIYSNVIKGIRVLVDAREKLHIPWGDPENQVHGEMVMAFDTRSSLMAKGMVETKVFLNYLPAIRALWQDTGIQNAYDRRREFQLGESVKYFLDNVDKLGQSDYLPSQKDILLARKPTKGIHEYNFEIKNVPFTMVDVGGQRSERKRWFECFDSVTSILFLVSSSEYDQVLMEDRQTNRLTESLNIFETIVNNRVFANVSIILFLNKTDLLEDKVKNVNIKDYFPEFTGEPHDLQDVQKFLVECFRNKRREQQQKPLYHHFTTAINTENIRLVFRDVKDTILHDNLKQLMLQ